The DNA sequence GCTCCGACCCATTGGAAGCCGCTGCAAAAATCAAAGAAGCGGTTGATTACGTTCGTTCCGGCCAGGGCACATGCCTGCTGCGCCTGAAAGTGCCTCGCCTTTGCGGCCACACCTTCCAGGACACGCAAACCTATAAACCGGAAGAATTTGTTGCCCGCGAGCAGGCCAACGACCCGCTGCCAAAACTGAAAGCATTTATGCTGGAAAACCAGCTGACCACAGAAGCCGAGTGGCAGGAGCTGGAATCCAAAGCCACTGCTGAAGTGAAAGCGGCAGTTGAAGAAGCACTGAAGCGCCCTGAACCAGATACAGACAAACTCACTCGCTACGTGTATGAAGAGAAAGACGCCAGCGGCCAGCCGGAAGTCCAGCTGCGCGGTGGCCTCGCCCCTAGCGGCCATCAGTTCCCTGCCGCCAGCGAAGAAGCCAAGCCTGTAGGCGCTCGCCTCAACATGCTCACCGCTATTCGCAAGACTCTCGACTACGAACTGGAAACCAACCCGAAGGTACTGGTTTTCGGTGAAGACGTCGGCCCTAAAGGTGGTGTTCACGCCGCCACTCTCGGCCTGACAGACAAGTACGGCTACGAGCGCGTATTTGATACCAGCCTCTCGGAAGAAGGCATTATCGGGCGTTCCGTTGGCATGGCACTCTCAGGTCTGATGCCGGTACCGGAAATCCAGTTCCGCAAGTACGCAGAGCCGGCCGCTGAGCAGCTTACCGACACCGGCATTATGCGCTGGCGTACCGCCAACCAGTTTGCCGCGCCAATGGTGGTTCGCGTTCCAGGCGGCTTTGCCCGTCGTGGCGACCCCTGGCACTCCATGTGTGACGAAGTGGAATGGGCACACAAAGTGGGCTGGCAGCTAGCCATGCCTTCCAACGCTGAAGACGCCGTTGGTCTGTTGCGCTCTGCGTTGCGCAGCAACAACCCGACTATCTTTTTTGAACACCGTGCACTGCTGGACGACAGCTGGGCACGCCGCCCCTATCCGGGCGACGAGTTTGTGATTCCATTCGGTAAAGGCAAGACCTTAATCTCGGGTGACAAGCTGACCGTAGTGACCTGGGGTGCCATGGTGCAGCGCTGTGAGGCTGCTGCACTCTCTATGAACGAAAGATTTGAAGGCAAAGTGGAAGTCATCGATCTGCGCACCATTCAGCCTTGGGATAAAGAGTTGGTTCTGGCGTCAGTGAAAAAGACCGCGCGCTGCCTGATTGTTCACGAGGACAACAAAACAGCCGGCTTCGGTGCCGAGATTGCAGCTACCCTTACCGATGAGCTGTTCTTTAATCTGGATGCACCGGTACGCCGCCTGACCATGCCGGACATTCCAAACCCGCACAACATCCACTTGCTGAATGTGGCTGTGCCGAGTGTGGAAAAAATTGCTGCAGAGATGAAAGAGCTTTTGGAAATTTAAATTATGGGCCGCACGTCGCACGTCGCACGTCGCACGCTAAAAACAAGTGTCTCGTCATCCCCGCGAAAGCGGGGATCCATATTCGAGGCTTCACAGCCAAATGGATTCCCGTCTGCGCGGGAATGACTACGCGCTGTAGCGTGCGACATGCGACGTCTGACGTGCGACCACTCACTAAGAAATCAGAAGTGAAGTCGTAAGACCGAAAATAAATTACGGAATGCCCATGACAGACAAAATCAACATCACACTTCCAGCCGATCAGCTGGAAGGTACCGAAGCCACTCTCAGCCAGTGGCTGGTTGCCGTTGGTGACAAGGTAACCACAGGCCAACCGGTAGCCGAGCTGGAAACTGACAAAGTCTCTGTGGAAGTGACCGCACCTGCCGACGGCACCATTGCCGAATTGATTTTACAGCCCGGTGATAAAGTTGAACCGGATGCCACACTGGCTACCCTGAGCAGTGGCGAAACTACTGCA is a window from the Porticoccaceae bacterium LTM1 genome containing:
- a CDS encoding transketolase C-terminal domain-containing protein, producing MSSPELKVMETTSSPIQAYDWKRIAYLILASRAMDDIEEKELVPQKLVFNQFSARGHDMAQVLLGSLLTHPHDGATGYYRSRPFVLSLGLDFVEAVAGPLARSGGYSDGRDIGVVCNYPNNERKGAMLFPMCGGVGSQYSPISGWAQSIVYNQAVLKDDNYKGALGVSMGGDSSMSTSGFWAALNISTTNNLPHLFYIEDNGYGISVPQEVQTPGGDQVANLAAYKQLKIVDGDGSDPLEAAAKIKEAVDYVRSGQGTCLLRLKVPRLCGHTFQDTQTYKPEEFVAREQANDPLPKLKAFMLENQLTTEAEWQELESKATAEVKAAVEEALKRPEPDTDKLTRYVYEEKDASGQPEVQLRGGLAPSGHQFPAASEEAKPVGARLNMLTAIRKTLDYELETNPKVLVFGEDVGPKGGVHAATLGLTDKYGYERVFDTSLSEEGIIGRSVGMALSGLMPVPEIQFRKYAEPAAEQLTDTGIMRWRTANQFAAPMVVRVPGGFARRGDPWHSMCDEVEWAHKVGWQLAMPSNAEDAVGLLRSALRSNNPTIFFEHRALLDDSWARRPYPGDEFVIPFGKGKTLISGDKLTVVTWGAMVQRCEAAALSMNERFEGKVEVIDLRTIQPWDKELVLASVKKTARCLIVHEDNKTAGFGAEIAATLTDELFFNLDAPVRRLTMPDIPNPHNIHLLNVAVPSVEKIAAEMKELLEI